TGGAATAAGATACTCTTTTCCTTTACCAGCAACCACCAGCACATCGTTACTGCCAGTGGCAATAAGTGCTATTACTTTTCCCAGATCAACACCTTGTTCCGTTACTACTCGAAGGCCCTCAAAGTCGTGCCAGTAAAACTCATCATCTGGCAACTCCGGCATCGCATCTCTGGGAACAGATATTTCAAGTCCAACAAGCTGCTCGGCATCATCCCGACTGTCTATCGACGCCAGTTTTAGAACACAGAATTTACCATGAACCCTGGACTTATTAACAGCAAACGGGGCAATTTCAAGACCACGACTGATAAAAAACTCGCCGTAGCAAAGCAAGTCATCCGCATGGCCAGAGAAAGGCAAAACCTTAACTTCACCTTTGACGCCCTGAGCCTTCACAATTTTACCAACAGACAATAAATCTTCTGGAGTTGTTGATCGATCTGCCATTGCCTGCCTCAACGGTCCATATCCAGCCTGAATTAAATACCCACAGTAGCCTAAAAAGCTACTCTATAATTTCAAGCCTTGCCCTTTTATCAGCCTTACTGGCTGTTGCAGTCAAAAGTGTCCTGATTGCCCGTGCAGTTCGACCCTGTTTACCTATAACCTTACCGAGATCTTCCTTGGCAACACGAAGTTCTTCTACAACCATATCATCCTTGTCAACTTCTTCAACCTGAACCTCTTCAGGCTTGTCGACCAGGGCTTTAGCAATAAAAGTAACGAGTTCTTTCATGACAAAGTTCGTTATTCGGCTACTGGCTGTGGGGCAGCATTCTTGGCTAAAATGCTCTTCACTGTCGTGGTTGGCAGTGCACCTCGATCAAGCCAATACTGAACTTTGTCGTGTTTGAGTTCAACAGAATTAGTCTCAACCATTGGATTATATGTTCCAACAACTTCCAAAAAACGACCGTCACGTGGAGACTGAGAGTCCTGCACAACTATTCGGTAGAAAGGTTGTTTCTTGCGGCCAAACCGACTTAATCTAATTCGTACTGCCATTACCTTGTATCCTCCTGATATATATATCGATATAAAAACAGTTAAAAACTATCTACGCATGCCCTTGGGCCGCTTTCTTTTTTTCTGACCACTTACAGGCCCACCACCAAACATTGGACCTTTCATTTTTTTCATCATCTTAAGCATATCACTATAACTTTTAATGACCTTATTAACATCCTGCACTGAGGTGCCGCTTCCGGCGGCAATTCGCTGTCGTCGACTGGCATTAATGATCAAGTGCTTACGCCGTTCTTCCGCCGTCATTGAATTTATAATTGACTCAACCTTAACAAGCTCTCTCTCGTCAGGTTTAGGCATATTTTTCATCTGCTTGAACTTATTCAATCCTGGAATCATCCCCATGATCTGTTCAA
This window of the Desulfobulbaceae bacterium genome carries:
- the rimM gene encoding 16S rRNA processing protein RimM, with the protein product MADRSTTPEDLLSVGKIVKAQGVKGEVKVLPFSGHADDLLCYGEFFISRGLEIAPFAVNKSRVHGKFCVLKLASIDSRDDAEQLVGLEISVPRDAMPELPDDEFYWHDFEGLRVVTEQGVDLGKVIALIATGSNDVLVVAGKGKEYLIPAIDEIIVDVNWDTETVVIAPLPGLLEINDPDVD
- a CDS encoding KH domain-containing protein, whose amino-acid sequence is MKELVTFIAKALVDKPEEVQVEEVDKDDMVVEELRVAKEDLGKVIGKQGRTARAIRTLLTATASKADKRARLEIIE
- the rpsP gene encoding 30S ribosomal protein S16, which codes for MAVRIRLSRFGRKKQPFYRIVVQDSQSPRDGRFLEVVGTYNPMVETNSVELKHDKVQYWLDRGALPTTTVKSILAKNAAPQPVAE